A region from the Volucribacter amazonae genome encodes:
- the recB gene encoding exodeoxyribonuclease V subunit beta → MQTLDPIRLPLNAISLIEASAGTGKTYTMVSLYLRLLLQAGENPFSVPLGVENILVVTFTEAATEELKKKIRERISQVKQALIQYQQDKDLSPYDPFLVELICHIQDIDLAIQRLVLAEQNMDIAAIYTIHGFCRRILTQYAFNSGIHFDLELSKDQTELYQQLANQYWREHYYPLSPVASQFVRGELKSPAEVVQQLKPYLSGARLNPSINQPHLLTLPFEQFVQQYIEASQANITQLKQQWRAAQEEIKEQVFTELQKSYKKGEPKRLKRTSFKAKNVENWFANIETWASSDEQNLPSHLCKYFSQQALIQQYCDEGAEPLTHPLFEKIDEINQQVEQYPIYSKVLLWHYLCGVRHKLEKYKLNHKQKNFDDLLTLLREALYREQGEAFAHLIHQQYPFAMIDEFQDTDRIQYDIFAKIYLQSTESQNGFIMIGDPKQAIYKFRGADIFTYLFAAEQTSQRFSLNKNWRSDVAVVETVNQLFNFHQPNSSFLYEKIRFEPVQAQQRLTFHLDQQVQPPLLCYIQEKNDKVEAARICAESIQQWLAFSDKKKATLNGEPIKASNIAVLVRNWQEAALIKNALAELKLPSVYLSDNQNVFDSKEAEELALILTACLNPFNERAILNAISTALFALNSAEIHRVRQDEQSWQHWLERFVHYQRIWQSQGVLAMLHHLLLTEEIPQKLMQQKNAERRLTDILHLAELLQQASVLHESHGALVRWFEDQILGKDRQDEQQIRLESEQDLIKIVTFHKSKGLEYDLVWLPFLAEAMKKPTGQIQTYYDEQGQQICWDMDQQHQDAIYYEAMAEELRLLYVALTRAKYQIAISLPKEFELKQGWNAFLYVLTQGKIGTEKTLSEPLDTASYLSRFCDKSAIFTQAEFSSLPWQANKPQDKLQVREFSGHIEKNWQISSFTALNYQQQKSQSAVQNQNIFFDDAQDHDLYFSNEPQGLLEDNLDINNDENYPTGYSPFDFPMGMQVGVALHRYFELAQFQQGADLALIEQLCQQLQLDPQWQQPIQQWFEAVINTPLVKGTNLTLAQITPTQMLREWQFYLKLGKPFNLHKFNQLLAQYHCPRPDFQFEAVQGMLRGFIDLVFCHQQQYYIVDYKSNYLGNSPQYYQQDQLQPYMLSANYDLQYLIYTLALHRYLRQRDPNYQYEQHFGGVIYTFVRGMNGINAEYGVYFDKPDAALIEQLDQLF, encoded by the coding sequence ATGCAAACCCTTGATCCAATTCGTTTACCCCTTAATGCTATTAGTTTAATTGAAGCCTCGGCAGGGACAGGTAAAACCTATACAATGGTGTCATTGTATTTACGTTTATTATTACAAGCAGGCGAAAATCCTTTTTCTGTGCCTTTAGGGGTAGAAAATATTTTGGTGGTAACCTTTACTGAGGCAGCAACAGAAGAACTTAAGAAAAAAATTAGAGAAAGGATAAGCCAAGTTAAGCAAGCCTTGATCCAATATCAACAAGATAAGGATTTATCGCCTTATGATCCTTTTCTGGTGGAATTAATTTGCCATATTCAAGATATTGATCTTGCTATACAACGTTTAGTATTAGCGGAGCAAAATATGGATATTGCGGCAATTTATACCATTCACGGTTTTTGTCGCCGAATTTTGACGCAATATGCTTTTAATTCAGGCATACATTTTGATTTAGAGTTAAGTAAAGACCAAACGGAGCTTTATCAACAACTGGCAAACCAGTATTGGCGAGAACATTATTATCCTTTATCGCCAGTGGCAAGTCAGTTTGTTCGTGGAGAACTGAAATCGCCAGCAGAAGTCGTGCAACAGTTAAAGCCTTATTTATCAGGAGCAAGATTAAATCCAAGCATAAATCAACCGCACTTATTAACTTTGCCTTTTGAACAATTTGTTCAACAATATATTGAAGCCAGTCAAGCAAATATTACCCAGTTAAAACAACAGTGGCGAGCGGCTCAAGAGGAGATTAAAGAACAGGTTTTTACTGAATTGCAAAAAAGCTATAAAAAAGGCGAGCCAAAGCGGTTAAAACGCACCAGTTTTAAAGCCAAGAATGTGGAAAATTGGTTTGCTAATATTGAGACTTGGGCAAGTAGCGATGAACAAAATTTGCCATCACACCTCTGTAAATATTTTAGTCAGCAAGCGTTAATACAACAATATTGTGATGAGGGGGCAGAACCATTAACACACCCTTTATTTGAGAAAATTGATGAAATAAATCAACAAGTTGAGCAATATCCTATTTATAGCAAAGTATTATTATGGCACTATCTTTGCGGGGTACGCCACAAGCTAGAAAAGTATAAGTTAAATCATAAACAAAAAAACTTTGATGATTTATTAACCTTGTTAAGAGAGGCTCTTTATAGGGAACAGGGCGAAGCCTTTGCCCATTTAATTCATCAACAATATCCTTTTGCTATGATTGATGAATTTCAGGATACGGATCGCATTCAATACGATATTTTTGCCAAAATTTATCTTCAATCTACAGAAAGCCAAAATGGTTTTATTATGATCGGCGATCCCAAACAGGCGATTTATAAATTTCGTGGTGCGGATATTTTTACTTATCTTTTTGCGGCAGAACAAACTTCACAACGCTTTAGCTTGAATAAAAATTGGCGTTCCGATGTGGCAGTGGTTGAAACCGTTAATCAGTTATTTAATTTTCATCAACCTAATTCCTCTTTTCTTTATGAAAAAATCAGATTTGAGCCTGTACAAGCACAACAACGACTTACTTTTCATCTTGATCAGCAGGTTCAGCCCCCTTTGTTATGTTATATACAGGAAAAAAATGACAAAGTGGAGGCAGCTCGTATTTGTGCAGAGAGTATTCAACAATGGTTAGCCTTTTCTGATAAAAAGAAAGCTACGCTTAATGGTGAGCCGATTAAAGCCAGTAATATTGCGGTATTAGTGCGAAATTGGCAGGAGGCGGCGTTAATAAAAAATGCTTTGGCGGAATTAAAATTGCCTTCGGTGTATTTATCAGATAACCAAAATGTATTTGATAGTAAAGAGGCTGAAGAGCTTGCCTTGATTTTAACCGCTTGCTTAAATCCGTTTAATGAACGAGCAATCTTAAATGCCATTTCTACTGCTTTATTTGCTTTAAATAGTGCTGAAATTCATCGAGTAAGACAAGATGAACAATCTTGGCAACATTGGTTAGAGCGTTTTGTACATTATCAACGTATTTGGCAATCTCAAGGGGTGCTGGCAATGTTGCATCATCTCTTGCTAACAGAGGAAATCCCACAAAAATTAATGCAACAAAAAAATGCGGAACGCCGTTTAACCGATATTTTGCACTTAGCCGAATTACTGCAACAAGCCAGTGTTTTGCATGAAAGTCATGGAGCATTAGTGCGTTGGTTTGAAGATCAAATTTTAGGTAAGGATCGCCAAGATGAACAACAAATTCGTTTAGAAAGCGAACAAGATTTAATCAAGATTGTAACATTCCATAAATCCAAAGGCTTGGAATATGATTTAGTTTGGTTGCCGTTTTTAGCGGAGGCGATGAAAAAGCCCACAGGGCAAATTCAAACCTATTATGATGAACAAGGTCAACAAATTTGTTGGGATATGGATCAGCAGCATCAAGACGCTATTTATTATGAGGCAATGGCGGAGGAGTTGCGTTTATTGTATGTGGCTTTAACCCGAGCTAAATATCAAATTGCCATCAGTTTACCAAAAGAATTTGAGCTTAAACAAGGTTGGAATGCCTTTTTATATGTACTCACTCAAGGTAAGATTGGCACAGAAAAAACCTTGTCCGAACCCTTGGATACGGCGAGTTATTTATCTCGTTTTTGTGATAAATCTGCAATATTCACTCAAGCAGAATTTTCTTCGCTACCATGGCAAGCGAATAAGCCACAAGATAAATTACAAGTTAGAGAATTTAGCGGACACATTGAAAAAAATTGGCAAATTAGCAGTTTTACAGCGTTAAATTATCAACAACAAAAAAGCCAAAGTGCGGTGCAAAATCAGAATATTTTTTTTGATGATGCACAGGATCACGATCTGTATTTTAGCAACGAACCTCAAGGGTTATTGGAAGATAATCTTGATATTAACAATGATGAAAATTACCCAACAGGTTATAGCCCCTTTGATTTTCCTATGGGAATGCAAGTGGGGGTGGCATTGCACCGTTATTTTGAGTTGGCACAATTTCAGCAAGGGGCAGATCTGGCATTAATAGAACAATTATGCCAGCAATTACAACTTGATCCCCAATGGCAACAACCTATACAACAATGGTTTGAGGCGGTAATTAATACCCCCTTAGTTAAGGGAACAAATTTAACCCTTGCCCAGATTACGCCTACCCAAATGCTAAGAGAATGGCAATTTTACTTGAAATTGGGTAAACCTTTTAACCTGCATAAGTTTAATCAATTATTGGCACAATACCATTGCCCTCGCCCCGATTTCCAGTTTGAGGCGGTACAGGGAATGTTGCGAGGATTTATTGATTTAGTTTTTTGTCATCAACAGCAATATTATATTGTGGATTATAAATCCAATTATTTAGGCAATTCGCCACAATATTACCAACAGGATCAACTACAACCTTATATGCTATCGGCAAATTATGATTTGCAATATTTAATTTATACTTTGGCATTACACCGCTATTTACGCCAGCGAGATCCTAATTATCAATATGAACAGCATTTTGGTGGCGTGATTTATACCTTTGTACGAGGTATGAATGGCATAAATGCGGAATATGGTGTGTATTTTGATAAACCTGATGCCGCTTTGATTGAACAGCTTGACCAATTATTTTAG
- the recD gene encoding exodeoxyribonuclease V subunit alpha, which yields MLSLLAQLTQQQIISKADYYFAKMIADKQQPYAYAQPIQNLAILLAALCSYSYQQGNICLSLQNNPNMDFFALAYRQGERDYLAEIWQKIDHLPSEQWQRALAEHIAFSSNPQQHIAPLVFQFGRIYFYRVWQDEYKLANYLQSAVKNSQNFYPDPQAVKTILQQLFAHSEQEINWQQIAVATAVKQSFCLITGGPGTGKTTTVFRLLATLQLLRQQQHLPLLRIKLVAPTGKAASRLSESLQQTLEREVKNIPQLAELIQTQASTIHRLLRLRPFDDRCYFNANNPLPLDVLVVDEASMVDLAMMEKLLSALPAQAKLILLGDKDQLSSVEAGAILGELGQFLTQVEQQGYSPTLTQYLLQTTGQQVAEDLQANPIGDHLCSLRKSYRFQQYSGIGHLANAVNQCQDNLSLSLFTQYQDIHFILLQDNVAQNIALIVEQAVQCYQQYLQQLQGINVEEVNSQQLQQIFALFKKFRFLTALRSGDYGVDNLNQQIALRLKQKRLVNFRYTRDWYLGKPIMVLENDNQVELYNGDIGLALLDERGQGKVWFEMGNNQFKGVITSRIPRHEPAFMMTVHKSQGSEFEHTLLVLPTKFTPLLSKELIYTAVTRAKQQFSVFSNENIWKTAVRNRVKRQSGLAQWLGK from the coding sequence ATGTTATCCCTTTTAGCTCAATTAACCCAACAGCAAATAATTAGCAAGGCGGATTATTATTTTGCCAAAATGATTGCCGATAAACAGCAACCTTATGCTTATGCTCAACCCATTCAAAATTTAGCGATTTTATTGGCGGCATTATGCAGTTATAGCTATCAACAGGGCAATATTTGTTTATCTTTGCAGAACAACCCAAATATGGATTTTTTTGCTTTAGCTTATCGGCAAGGGGAACGAGATTATTTGGCAGAAATTTGGCAAAAAATCGATCATTTACCCTCAGAACAATGGCAAAGGGCATTAGCCGAGCATATTGCTTTTAGTTCCAATCCACAACAACATATCGCCCCTTTAGTGTTTCAATTTGGACGGATTTATTTTTATCGTGTCTGGCAAGATGAATATAAATTGGCGAATTATCTACAAAGTGCGGTCAAAAATTCACAAAATTTTTACCCAGATCCACAGGCGGTTAAGACCATTTTACAACAGCTTTTTGCTCACTCAGAGCAAGAAATTAACTGGCAACAAATTGCTGTGGCAACGGCAGTTAAACAATCCTTTTGCTTAATCACTGGTGGACCGGGAACGGGCAAAACTACCACCGTTTTTCGTTTATTAGCCACGTTACAATTATTACGTCAGCAACAACATTTACCCCTGCTAAGAATAAAATTAGTTGCTCCTACAGGTAAAGCCGCTAGCCGATTAAGCGAATCTTTGCAACAAACCTTAGAGCGAGAAGTGAAAAATATCCCTCAGCTAGCTGAGCTTATTCAGACACAAGCCTCTACCATACACCGCTTATTGCGATTACGTCCCTTTGATGATCGTTGCTATTTTAATGCTAACAATCCCTTGCCCCTTGATGTCCTCGTGGTTGATGAAGCCTCTATGGTGGATTTAGCTATGATGGAAAAATTGTTATCCGCTTTGCCTGCTCAAGCAAAATTGATTTTATTGGGCGATAAAGATCAGCTTTCTTCCGTAGAGGCAGGGGCAATTTTAGGCGAATTAGGGCAATTTCTGACCCAAGTTGAACAACAAGGATATAGCCCAACCTTAACACAATATCTTTTACAAACCACAGGGCAACAAGTGGCAGAGGATTTACAAGCAAATCCTATCGGCGATCATTTATGTAGTTTACGCAAAAGTTATCGTTTTCAGCAATATTCAGGTATAGGGCATTTAGCCAATGCGGTCAATCAATGCCAAGATAATTTAAGTCTGAGCTTATTTACACAATATCAAGATATTCATTTTATTTTGTTACAGGATAACGTAGCACAAAATATCGCCTTGATTGTGGAACAAGCGGTGCAATGCTACCAACAATATTTACAGCAATTACAAGGCATTAATGTTGAGGAAGTGAATTCACAACAGCTACAACAAATTTTTGCCTTATTTAAAAAATTCCGTTTTTTGACCGCACTTCGGTCAGGGGATTACGGTGTGGATAACCTCAATCAACAAATTGCCTTGCGTTTAAAACAAAAAAGATTAGTGAATTTTCGTTATACACGAGATTGGTATCTTGGCAAGCCAATTATGGTGTTAGAAAATGATAACCAAGTTGAATTATATAACGGCGATATTGGTTTGGCGTTGCTTGACGAACGAGGACAGGGCAAAGTTTGGTTTGAAATGGGAAATAACCAATTTAAAGGCGTGATTACCAGCCGTATTCCACGCCACGAACCTGCTTTTATGATGACAGTACATAAATCACAAGGCTCAGAGTTTGAACATACGTTATTGGTTCTACCCACCAAATTTACCCCTTTATTATCAAAAGAGCTTATTTATACCGCTGTTACACGAGCCAAGCAACAATTTAGCGTATTCAGCAACGAAAATATCTGGAAAACCGCCGTACGCAATCGTGTAAAACGACAGAGTGGATTGGCGCAGTGGTTGGGGAAATAA